The following are from one region of the Limisphaera ngatamarikiensis genome:
- a CDS encoding Rrf2 family transcriptional regulator — translation MRLNRFTDYAVRVLMTAAARAPQRVTVDEVSRLFGISRHHLTRVVHRLGQMGYLATVRGVGGGFTLGQPADRIRLGRVVRQCEGHASVIDCMDDPGRPCCLLPGCRLKRALDEGTEAFFETLDRYTLADLVVSTTAATLRRTLPDAPAPRRQQAARRRTTPAQKGSGSR, via the coding sequence CGGATTACGCCGTGCGGGTGTTGATGACGGCGGCCGCACGAGCCCCGCAGCGGGTCACGGTGGACGAGGTGTCGCGCCTGTTTGGGATTTCCCGGCATCACCTGACCCGTGTGGTGCATCGCTTAGGGCAGATGGGTTATCTGGCCACCGTTCGAGGTGTGGGCGGCGGGTTCACCCTCGGGCAGCCAGCCGACCGGATCCGGCTGGGCCGGGTCGTGCGGCAATGCGAAGGCCATGCGTCGGTGATTGATTGCATGGACGATCCCGGCCGGCCCTGTTGTTTGTTGCCGGGTTGCCGGTTGAAGCGCGCGTTGGATGAGGGGACCGAGGCCTTTTTTGAGACTCTGGACCGGTACACCCTGGCGGATCTGGTGGTCAGTACGACGGCAGCGACGCTGCGGAGGACGCTCCCGGACGCCCCCGCGCCGCGGCGGCAGCAGGCCGCCAGGCGCCGAACGACGCCAGCTCAAAAGGGCAGCGGCTCCCGATAA